Genomic DNA from Prunus persica cultivar Lovell chromosome G1, Prunus_persica_NCBIv2, whole genome shotgun sequence:
ATTGCAGgcatcatatgtggaaaatAATTATGTCAGAGTTAGACATAGGTTTTTTTTGACCCACATACATAttcttgaaatgaaaacttacATAGGAGGTTAGACACTTCCAAAATGGCTTCCCTCGATTTTTGTCTGATTTTGAAACCCGAAGCACCATTGTAGCTCCACAATACTGACACCTCTTTGTTTGAGCGGGAGATGAAGACGAAGACATGTTGAATCTTCTCAGTTGTACCTCTTCTCACTCAGATCTTCTCACTGAAACCTCTTCGGACTCATACCTTCTCACTCATAGTTCTCAGTCATACCCCTTCACTCATAACCCTAAACTTCtcactcagctctctctcatctctgcccAAATTGAATTATATCCTTCTTTTCTGTGTGTGGGTGGGTTGGTCACGATCTGGACACCTGTACCGTCAGAATTGTGACATCTTTTACCCCGAAAAgcaatataatatttcactACCAAATATTAATCTGAAAATTGAGGGGACACAGcttgaaatttattattttatttatatttcattaaggCATCTAGTTGGATAAGAATCCATCATTATTGGTTccattttaataacattactAGGGGTAGTTGGGTgtggaaaaatgaaaaagtatatgATGGGACCTTCTGTCACTAGTCagtaatccatcacatttgtatCAATTAATTTGATAGCggaaaaatcccaaaaatggCTATGCAAATAGGTTAttaattgactttttgactgtCTGACTCTGTATGCAATGTTATGacgttttcccttcttttgtcTTCAGTTTTAGGGTGTTgggttcagtttctttaaaaacGGTCAACTTGAAAAAACCCCAACTAAAAACACCTTTTCAAAACACTATAAACAGAGGCTATAACAAAACGTGTACCCCAAATATTCTGATTTCTCCCCTCTGCCACTCCTCAAATCGTTCCATTCCAAAAACATTTCAATGAATTCGAAACATTTCACTACAgtcggaggaaagagaaggaagcatcTCCATTTGGATATGCCCCAAGCCTTCATCCCGAGTTAGCTTGGTTTAAAGTGATGTTATACGTGGCAACCCAATCATCGGAAGATCTCTTCCGTATGGCATCTGTGTGCCCATTGTTCCAAACTTTGGCAAACAGTCCACAAGTGTGGAACACCATTTCAATGGCAAAGTACCCAGACCATCCTAGCTGGTATCGTGCCAGACCTGCGGTCCAGCAGTTCTTGCAACAATGCAGGGCTTGCGATAACCCTGAGTCGATATTTAGAGAAGCATTCCAAGTTTTTTTCAGGCAGGGTAACGTGGAAGCGTTGTATGGGATGCGCATTGCAGCCACGGCAGGCCATATGGAAGTGGCATATGTAGTTGGACTACTTGGTATGTCCGGAAATGGTCAGTCAAAAGAGGATGCATTAGaattcttgtgttctttgaaTCAACGTAACAACATTGATATGAAAGGAACTAGGGATGCTTTGACACGAAGATTAAGCGGACCAATAGTTGCAAGACATATCGTAGATATGTTTGACTATGGGAAGATTAAGTTCAATCACTGCAGCGCTTGTAACAACAATGAatggtattttgttattcaagGCTGGCCTAGTGAAGATAAGATAAATCCTGCATTCTGGACTTGTTGCAATCGATGCAATGGCACCGTGAGAGCATTTTTTGGTTCAAGGTGATGCGTGCGTATGTTGTGCGAGTGAATCCATACCCTTTTAATTAGTTGTAGTATGTTTTTACGATTTTTATGCATTGTGGACTTGCTTCTCTTCGGTTCTAGGTTGGCTGGCTACGTTGTACAAATGTTGTCTAAATGTTGGGTTTTAATCTATTTTGTCTGGTGTTTGTGCTGTCATAAaccgttttatatataaatgtataatatatattatatagctGATTTATTACTGACATCATAGACGGCTAGGAATGACAATTTACTGACACAGATATTTTGCACAACTGCAATCTTCATATTTGGTAAACGAAAGGTCATGCATGGAGTAAATAGGTGTCCAGTGCTTGGGAATGACATTTTCCCACTTAGCATATCCCAACTGATTTGGTTACACGTTTCTTAAGCAAAACTTATATGGAGTGAATGacgttgaattattttttcctgATGTTGTACAATGGATGGCttgtatattttcattttatttttcaaaacatccctacaacctaaaaaataaaaaaaataacaaattgaagaagagagaaaccgaTTAGCACCAGAAATGGCCTATTCGaacggaaaataaaatttaataaaaaagttggagtaaatataattaacaaatggacagcctaaaaagtaatatcataataattcaattaatttaggataactaataataaaatactaatgtaGCATAACCATGAAACAGGGAATTCAGTAGGAAGCTGAAATCTCAATaagttcgtagcaattttcggaaCATTATTGagatttttgtgtatttagttatgaatttttcaagaaaaagataataaaataataatttagggtaaaatgcAAGGAGgtggccatgttgactgacgtacacttgtgcaagtggtgaaaggtgacgggctgagatcgcgccaggtgtcctcttgcaattattttggcttttttagtgcaaaaatctttgaaaataggtaataaatagtaggaaaatcctaaaaatgcccCGAAAATTACTCCAGCCTCCTTGTTACGTTATAAACCTAGGGAaacctataaatcatccgTTTCGCAATgaaaaaatctaaattattcttacataactcactttcctcttaaccctaagtatatatgtttgttaacttaaacttcaataacctacttcaacaagcatctcccgttaatgttcggaataattttttaaaatgcgTAACAAtgaatcggagaattcagcaagggagatggagtgtcaatgagttcgtagcaattttcggatcatttttctaatttttgtgtatttagttatgaattttctaaggaaaagtaataaaataataatttagggtaaaaggcgaggatgtggccatgttgattcacgtacacttgtgcaagtggTGAAAGGTGACGGGCTCagatcgcgccaggtgtcctctgccaattatttttgcttttgtagtGCAAAACTCTTTGAAAAtaggtaataaatagtaggaaaatcctaaaaatgcccCGAAAATTACTCCGGCCTCCTTGTGACGTTATAAAACTAGgggaacctataaatcatccgTTTCGCAATTAAAAAAtcctaattatttttacatatctCACTTTCCTATTAACCCTAATTCACTTTAACAAGTATATTTCCTTAATATTCgttatataatttgtaataataCAAGAATTAGTTtccctatataaaataatatgtggcttataataatgtacatatataataattgcaCATGCTTTGAAGCCATCATTGCAACTACGCCTAGAGCTTTCAACACCTCGGaagtattcaataagttgtccgCATGCAACTGCACTTACAGTTTTCAACACGTCAgaggtattcaataagttgtccacatGCAACTGCACATAGAGTTTTTAACACGTCAgaggtattcaataagttgtccataTGACGCCGCATTGGGAATCagtaatatattttctatcatgtccaatcacataaaataatgcCATACTTTTTCTGAAAAACCTCACACAAGTGaagcaattttaaaatattagtgAATATTTGTCCTAGTGTATATGAGTGATTATATATTGAGTCTGCATTTTTTTCACAGTATATGTTAACTTTGAGAGGGATTCCacaaacatataatataaagaaagaaagaaatagtagGAGATGAACCAgtacaaaaaacaatatataaatggtacataataattccataaccttgtcacaaacgcacacacaaaTGCTTTTCCATAAACATTgtcctaacatataataaataaaggcaaCATTGCATATGATGCAACCATGTCCAAATCTGATACGTGATCAAAAAATAATGGACATGGCAGCAACATATGACTGAAGTAGATGGGCTCTTTGCATCTTGTGTTATCGtaattaaagacatcaaaatattaaggttGAAATCTTCCATAGTAGTAAGCATCAAAATAGGTTTGAAGCAGAGTTTAAcgaaaattccaattccactGATTTGCCTCTGCTCAAACACGAGAACCAAAATGGTTACTTCCCTTGCTGAGTATATTTGTTAACGTCGGAAACGGTAATAGATGACCAATCAAACCCGGGTACGACGAGTTTTGCATAGGATCGGAAGTAGTCGAATCCAGCTTGCATCACACGCTTCTTTGACTCCACTGCATTAGATGagttcttgtatttttgaacAGCTACACTCCGAAGTCGTTTGTGTCTACGCTTCATGCGCTGCAACTTCGCCCTATCCAGATTAGCCTgccttttgtcatcttcaatttggcctttaacaaattccaaacgtgcccttgccctttggatttcatcaccaagttgaagatgcctctccttccaaaaagcaagaactctttcagactcaaaacttccaacaaaatggtcattctgTCTAGGAATGTGACATTGCTTGTCTGGTGACTCACTTGCGTTTCGAAGGCGGTCTTTGTTTGGAGGGGTGTTTATTATGCTCACATCAAACTTGGTTAGTAAATCCATTCTATGGGGGGAGTGAGTTTCTATGGAGGAGAGAGTTTTAGTAGATGGAGACAGATTCGGTGGAGGAGTGAGTCTTGTGTGGAAGGAGAATTTCTATGAAAGGGGTGATAGTAATACCAATAAAAGGGTTCctgccaaaaaatatttgcttGACAatgtataaattattttttggtctgatacAATCTAGGTTTAATCCTAACTAGTTTGGTTGAGTTCACTAACTAGATGTCACTTCCATTGAGTTTCTTTCAACCACTATCAGTGGTGTAAGGAGGGTgtgaggttgacatgcttgaaaagcaaaacctgacacctctttttttaaaaattgaaaaaaagtaCATATGTTGACTACACACAAGCTTTGGTATGTTGGTCTATAAACGTATGTTCCCTTTCTCAAACgaaattgcatatgcaatcctcatcctcccaaaacaaagaggattattcaagcatgtcaacctcttCAGGCGCCAACAACACAATCGAAGATGACAAATTGGAGTCGCAGGTTCTATTTCCACATTGTACTCACCGACCCCTTCctttttcaacatcatttggGAGTGAGGGGGACTCCGATGATCCATTAGAGGCAATACATGCAGTCATTGGCAAGCTGGATTATAATTCCAGACTGATCAATTCATGGCACGAGAAATGTGTTAAGACGAGGGAATTTTGGCTGATCTTAACATTAGAGTGAACAAAGCGTTCTCCCAAAAGAACAAGTACTTGAAGCTGAGTCATAAAAGGAAGCTGAAAGCTGAGGAGTTGGATACAgtaatgaatgatgaaattaaAGGTTGTTTGATGAACCATATGCGATGCGAAGAGCACCATAGTGAACTGAAGTTGGCATTCAACGAAGGATTCGACAAATTCTGAGCATTTGCGGCAACTACTCATACAAGTTATGATTGGAACTATGTGTCCCCTGATGCTGTGAGAGAGATACTAGACGATGGTGGTGACATGAATGAGCATAAGCACGTCAAAGCTGCTCGGAAGAAGCCGACCGATACGACTAAGTGATTACGGCTACCGctgttcagttggttgaggGTGATCGTGGTATTGCACAAATTAGAAGTATATTCCCttaatgtcattttcatttcaataaaacacaaatatcggtttcatttgcttcatatataattattgggactatgtattgcaagtcatcatgtgtTCCTTCTGTCtaacattatattttgcaaatatcgaaatattattcaataagCAGTGAATATCACAGTAAGCTGGGAATCAGTAAAGTCTCATTATCATGTCCATTCACATTAAAGAGCTGGCGtactttttcttaaaaaaaactgacacgTGAGTCCTAAGTAACATAACATGTGCTATACATTGTTTAGTGAatggtttatggtttatttatatataataaaattccaaatattgctgaagatTTATTTCGTCTATATCACTAGGGACATGAGTGACCATAAGCATGTGAGACCTGCTAAGAAGAAGCTGACCAATACGACCGAGTGATTGTGGATACCGTTGTTCAGTTGGTTGGGGAGATCGTGGTATTGCTAAGAGGGAGCACATAATATGTTTTgcaatcaaattttcttttgtgtgtggaatTAAGAGTAGTTATGTAAGTTAGTGTACCCTTTAATATTCTCCAACCGTTCGAAATGTAATTAGCTGCAatgtactttttctttttcacacGCTGCTTTCTATTCGCTCTATTCCAACAAAGTGCTTCAAGTATCCTTCAGTTACAAATGTTTACAAAATCGTGCCCCTAATAACCAGAACCAAAACGTGGGTActgctggaaatcattactGCTAATGGAAACAATAGCTGGCTGCTGGAAATGCTGCATTAGCCTGTGATATAATCAATGAATCTCtgttaaaacataattcaCCCTAAACTACCCATTTTACATGGTAAAAGTCATTGCTTCTTCACATAACTCAAAATTTCATACTTTATCAAATGTCTATGAAAATTTCTAAATAGGGAGAAGACGTAAAATTAACATGTGTCCAAATTTCATGCaagaatgaaaccaagcaaattttcatttcaattactAGTGGACATAGTAAGACCTCATCGGTggacatgaacaaaaaaacaataataatcaaaaACTGAATCTATAAAACTTCACCTGATCATTAATCTTCATAACAACCAGATTTCGTCTAATAGAAACATAAATCATTCAGTTGGTCCGTGCATCCTATCAAATTCGTCGAATAATGGGTCACTACGATCTATTGGAGTTGATTCGTCATTATTCGACGGTGATGTCCTGCATAAACATCAAACACAAGCACATAAAAAATTTCcctattcaaattttagatgttATTATAAATAGTGTTAGCATCTTACGGTGTGTTCAAATGTCTTGGGCATTGTCTTCTATCATGACCAATGTGTCCACACTCTCGACAGTGTCTAATCCCTCGCTtcattgccttttcctttgctcCCGTTACTCCTTTCGACCTTCCTTTGCACCTCACTCTCTTAGGGTCTTTCAtatattgtgtttgagagCTGGACCCTCCAACTTCGTTATTACTTGGTCCATccttcaacaacttcaaccTCACCTGCAAACTTTTTAGAGTCTCTGACAGTAGCTCACATCCTTCTTCACTCATTAATGCATCCTCAACCACATCTGAAGCAAGTCGAGACATTGTACAGCGCTTTATTAAAAGACCAGGATCTGCACAGTCTTTAATTTCGTTGCCATTTGCATCTGACACCAATCCAGATTTCACAGTTTTCTTCCacctcttcaaaatatatttatcggGCATATATTCAATCTGGTCCCTTCTGAACAATGCTAGGATGTGCTGGCaaataattccaacaaattcaaatcttttgCAGCTACACGATGCGTGGTCAGAATCTTTGACATATACGACTTCTGCCACtcttgtttcccaatttttcctttcgcTCACGTTAAAGACAACTTTAGAAGCATCCTCTGTTTTGAGCTCTAGGAAACATGCTGTACTTTGTATTAGTTCTTGctcaaacttttgaaacattgtccttgtgtacaaggtagccatttgtttgttcattggcATCGGTAGAATACATTGAGCCACTTCAAATGCATCTACGTGATCAGCAACTAACTCTTTTTCACGTTGATGAGAAAGTGCCCTCTCAAATTGTATTATGAAATCCATCAACGAATTTCTCCTTGATATGtattgcttgaaaaaaccatgagAACCTTCTGCTCTTTGGCTGCTTGACATTCCAGCGGCAAAAAATTGTCGTGCGTAGGCTGGAACCCAAGATTCCCttaaatcaaacattgaaCTTAGCCATGGATGGTCAGTCAAACCAGCCTTTGTAAccacaatattccattttgCATCAAACTCATCCTTTGGCAGTATCCCATATGGCTTTCTGAAATTCACGGCAATACTCCTTATAAGCAGAATGTGGTAACTTAACAGAGAACTTTGATGTGATGTGCCATATGCAAAGTCGATGAAATGTAGTCGGGAAGGCTATTGAAATCGCTATGGCCATTGCCGCATCTTGATCTGTAATGATCGTTTTAGGTTCGCCACCTGGCTTGGCTTTCTTAAACTCctcaaacatccaaacaaacgACTCAGTCATTTCCTTGCTCAAAAATGCGCATGCTAAGACAATTGTCTGACCATGGTTATTAACTCCCAACATTGGTGCAAATGTCAAGTCGTATCGATTCGTGTTGAATGTGGTATTGAATACAACAACATCTCCATAAAACCCATATGCCCGTCTAGAAGTTGCATCTGCCCAAAAACATCGACTAAACCTGTCATGGCCATCTCCCtcaatcttgaaataaaaagcctcattttttttctgttcagccATAAAATACTCGGTCACTAGTTCAACATCGTGGTTCCTCAGCTTCCCATTCACACTACATTCAAGATTGTAGAtatcttttttgataaaaccGATTTTATCCATTCCTTCGGATTGCACCTCGAAAATACTTACCTTCTGATGAATGGGAATATTAACTGAACCCAACTGTTTTGTGAGTACTTTTGtagaatctgaaa
This window encodes:
- the LOC109946847 gene encoding uncharacterized protein LOC109946847, with protein sequence MLYVATQSSEDLFRMASVCPLFQTLANSPQVWNTISMAKYPDHPSWYRARPAVQQFLQQCRACDNPESIFREAFQVFFRQGNVEALYGMRIAATAGHMEVAYVVGLLGMSGNGQSKEDALEFLCSLNQRNNIDMKGTRDALTRRLSGPIVARHIVDMFDYGKIKFNHCSACNNNEWYFVIQGWPSEDKINPAFWTCCNRCNGTVRAFFGSR
- the LOC109946848 gene encoding protein FAR1-RELATED SEQUENCE 5-like, translated to MFQKFEQELIQSTACFLELKTEDASKVVFNVSERKNWETRVAEVVYVKDSDHASCSCKRFEFVGIICQHILALFRRDQIEYMPDKYILKRWKKTVKSGLVSDANGNEIKDCADPGLLIKRCTMSRLASDVVEDALMSEEGCELLSETLKSLQVRLKLLKDGPSNNEVGGSSSQTQYMKDPKRVRCKGRSKGVTGAKEKAMKRGIRHCRECGHIGHDRRQCPRHLNTPTSPSNNDESTPIDRSDPLFDEFDRMHGPTE
- the LOC109946849 gene encoding protein FAR1-RELATED SEQUENCE 5-like, coding for MSGGSESDECATANGRVYIPEVRNEETPAVGMKFDSLDLVYNFYNRYAFLAGFGIRLHSSFWGQNKKEILRKEFVCCKQGAYRRDETRERKRQRGISRCNCKAKIVVVKTNGSKKYTISLFAEGHNHKMTPSERMHLLRSHRHISDSTKVLTKQLGSVNIPIHQKVSIFEVQSEGMDKIGFIKKDIYNLECSVNGKLRNHDVELVTEYFMAEQKKNEAFYFKIEGDGHDRFSRCFWADATSRRAYGFYGDVVVFNTTFNTNRYDLTFAPMLGVNNHGQTIVLACAFLSKEMTESFVWMFEEFKKAKPGGEPKTIITDQDAAMAIAISIAFPTTFHRLCIWHITSKFSVKLPHSAYKEYCREFQKAIWDTAKG